GCTACATAATTATGGACTCTGAGTGAATTTATACCTCAAACTACTTTCCCAAACATTCTTCAAAGTTTTTAAGTCCGTATTTTGATCGAATGAAGCCGTTAAAAATGTGTAATTTTAAGAATAATTTCCACATTTTTACAGTTGTTGATGATCAGGATACAACTTCTGAAATACAGTTAAAATTTGAAGAATTTGCCGAAAAAAATAATCTAAATGTTAGCGTTAGTTCGAGGTGATCATGAGGATTTTTCATTGGTGCAAAAAACGTTGACAAAATGCAGACTTTGGAAATTCTTGCAAAAATGAATAATGTTGAAATTCACGAAATTATTGCCTTTGGTGATTCACGAAATGACACTAAAATGTTAAAAAATGTCGGCTTTGGTGTTGCAATGGAAAACTCAACAGTTCCAGAGGTAAAAGAAGCTGCAAAAGATATTGCCCCACCTGTCGATTCTTTTGGTGTTTATCTTAAAGCAATAGAATTAAACATAATTGATTAAAATGACAAAAGTCTTTTATTATCCAAGCTCAAAATTTGATTTTGCTGATCCTGTTTTTGTTCTAGGTGGATTTGAATCATTTCATTTAGGTCATCTTGAACTTCTTAAAAATGCAACAATTTTAGGGCAAAATGTTATCTTAATGCTGATTAGAGATCCATCGAAACTACCAAAAAATACAGGCAAAAATTTCACTGACCTTAATGCTCGCATTCAAATGATGGCTAATTCAGGAGTTGAAAATATTTTAATTTTTGACTTTGATTCCAAAATGCAAGAACTTGAGGGGCAAGAATTTATTGAAATTTTTTTAAATTATGGCACTAAATTTTTTGTTGTTGGAAAAAATTTTAGTTTTGGCAAAAACGCTAGTTGAAATTCGAAGAAATTGCAAAATTTCTTCCCCAAAACTAAAATTATTGATCATTTAGCCGAAAACAATAAAAAAATTTCAACAAAAAATTTAAAACTTTTTCTTGAATTTGGTGACTTTGAAAATTTAAATAAGTTTTTGCCTTCAAATTTTTTAGTTAGCACTTCAATTAGCCCAGAAGGAAAATTTACTTGAAACTCAGGATTAATTTGTCCTGCTTCAGGTATTTATCTCGGCTATTTTGTTAATGTAAATGAAAATATAAAATTTCCGGTCATTATTCATATAGAATTTGATAGTACAACCGGAAAAGTTCATTTTTTTGAACACCCAAATACACATTCAGGTTTTCTTGAGATTATCAAGCAAATTCGCCTTATTTATTCACGAAAAAACAATGTCTTGAAAGACCAAGACATTGAAAATGCAAAACACTTATTTAAAGAACATCATACAAAAATTAGTCAAATTTAGTTTTTTTATGTCAAACACGCATAAATTCGGTATATAAATCTGAGCGGTTAACATTTAGTTCTCTTTGAAGTTTTGTAATTAATAAGTCTGCCACAAAAAGTTGGGATATTTTTGCACCAATTGAAAAAAGACTATTATTTTGCTCTAAATTATCAACATAAACAACTTCTGAATATTGAGTTGGCTCAATTGAAATATTAGAAGTAATAAAAGTAGTATAAATTTGTTGTTGTTTTAATAATTTAGAAATCGTAAGTGCACTTTTTGAGGTCATAGAAGTTGAAAAAATAAATAAACAGGTATTCATAGGCGAATCAACTCAGGCAGCTATATCAGTGATTGAATTAGCCCTAAAAGCGTTTAAGTGTAAATTTCTTAAATTATGTGCAAATTCAGTTGCAGCAACTACGGATGCACCAGCGCCAAAAACAATAATTTTATCCATTTTTAACATCATATTAGCAATTCGATTAATTTGATTAACATCTAAAATTGCCAAAGTTTTTTCAATACTGTGAGCATAAAGAAGGTTTATGTTCTCAATTTCATCATTTTCATTATATAAATTGTTATCTTTATCGATTTTTAGTCATTCAATTACGAATTTTTTTAGTTCTTTAAAGTTATTAAAGCCAAGTTTTTTAGTTAATTGAGTAATTGTTCCGACGCTAATAAACAAAATTGCAGCAAGTTCGTTAATTGTCAGTTCCACAAACTTTTGTGGTTTTGTTTCTATGAAACGAATTATTAGTTTTTCAATATGTGTTAATTTAAAATTTTTCGAAATAGTAAGTACACTCATAATAATTTAATTATACTAAAAAAATAAAAAAAATTATATAAATTTTATAAATTTTTATACTATTAAAAAAATTTATAAAATCAAGGGATAAAACTCCGAAAAAATTATTTTCAAACACAATTATAAAGTAAATTTAGCACAATTTTTTATATTTCATTAAAAAGTTTGTCTCACATTTTATGCTTCAACCTTAATTTTTATAAATTTAATATCAGCAAACCATTTTTTCACAAAATTTTCTAAGCTAAATTCACTTTTGGTATGATCTTCAGACTAAATTCACCAAAACCTTTACTCTTTTGGTATTCCTTTGCCTTTCTTTTTATAGGCAATTGATTTTATTCCTAAAAATTCGTAGTGTTTTTGAAATACGTACGTGGATACAAAATTTCCCTCATTTTTGTAAATCTTATATAGGGCGTCGCGGCCTTTTGCTTTTCGATTTAAAATGAAAGTTTTACGAATTCACTCAAGTAGTTTTTCATCATAAACTATTTCCTTTGGTGGTTTTTTCACCCTTATTTTTTCATAAATCGAAGTGCGATTAACATTTAAAATACTAGAAATTCTAGTGCTATTTTCGATTTTATCTTTATCTTTTTCTTGTTCTTGTTTTCGTTTTTTAAGCTCCTCAACAACAATTGCGTGCTTAATCCCTGATCTTCTAAGAACATTTTCCACTATTTCTTGATAAATTACACGATCATTTTCAGAAAGATCGTTAATTGTATATTTCTTTTTTGGTTTGCGTGGAGATTTGTTTTTACCACCAGTACTTATTGGACTCTTCATACCATTATTATAATACTTTTTTGCCAATTTGCTATCAAATTATTACCATATATATGCAAATTTCATTCTTTATTCACATTTTTACTTTTTCATTTATTTTGTAAATTTGTCTAAATTTTTCTTAAAAAGGTAAAATTCAATTTTTAATTCTTTAGTTTCAGCAATTTTAATGTATTTAAACTTCTCTTCAACTGCGAATTTGTATTGTTTCATTTTGACACACCTTTTTTTCGAATGCGTCTAAAATTAGTATTCTAACTTAAACAATTGAGAAGATCAATTTAAAAATAAGGACCTAGAACTTTGAACTTTCCCAAATACACCAGAGAAATTTTACAAATCAGTATTTAACGACAAACAAGAACCCTACTGAAAAAAAGGTTTTAGGGTTAGGGAAGTCAAATTCTAACAAGTTAATTATTGCATGCAATTTTGAAACCCAGGCTATAATAAATAATAAGCAATAAGTAGGAAAAAAGTTATTTAATAGACGTTGCATGTAAAGAGCATATAAGCAAAGTCGAACTGACAAAATAGAAATAGACCGCATCCATCCACCTATTAATAACAAAATATTTACTTTAATAGTACTAATTTTGACCTAAGTACTATTAAAGTATGTTTTGACTATCTAGTTAATTTAAGAGCTACACAAAAATAAATATATTTTTTTCATAATTTAAAGAATTTTAATGATTTTTCGTGAGTGTTTATAATTTTGTGTTTTAAATTTTTATGGATTTTTCAAATAGAAATCTAATTTAATTTTAAATTGTTTAACAGACTACGGAAAATAATTTCTAATTGTTTTTAATTATGCGGCAATTTCTTACCTGCCTTTGTCATTTTAGATGCGTTTTGGAGTGTTAAATAAGTTATTTTTGAAAGGTAATTTACACTTTGAATTCCGGCTTTTATTTTTGTATTTTTCCTAATTAATTTATTCACTAATTCAATTGAATTTGTCGTATAAATTGCTTGCCTCAATTCATATGGATATTTAAAAAATATCGTTAATTCAACGAAATTTGCATACCAAGACTCGATAATTGAAGGATATTTTTGTCCTCATTTTTTCGCAAATTAATCAAGATTTTGCATAGCAGATTCTTGATAAATCTTTTTCATATCAAAGGCAAACTGTTTTTTGACCTTGTTAGAAACTTTTAAAGTGAGTTTCTAATTTGGTGAACAACACATTTTAACATCTGCTTGTGGGAAAACCGCTTCAATTGCTTGACTAATTCCGCTTAGATTATCACAAGAAATTATTAGAACATTTTGCAGCCCGCGAGTTTTTAGTTCGCTAAAAACATCAAGTCAATTACTTGCTGATTCGCTATTTTTAATCCAAAATCCCAGTACTTTTTTATTGCCTTGCCGATCAATTGCGAGAATAAAATAAAGTGATTTTTCGACAAAAACGCCGTTTTCTTTGACATTAAAAAACATCTCATCAATGGACAAAATTGGATAGGAATTCTCAATTTTTTGCGATTTTCACTTTTCAATTTCAGGTAATAATTTGTCAGTAATTGAAGAAATTCAGTCGTTACTTATTTCTTTTTTATAGATATTTTTTATTGTGTCAACTATATTTTCATATGACATCCCTGATGCAAAAAGTGAAAAGACTTGCTCTTCGATATCACCTAAATTTTTTTCGTATTTACCGATGAATTTGTTCTCAAAAGTGCCATTTCGATCTCTTGGTATTTTTAGACGAATATTATTACTATTATAATTCACAGTTTTGACCGAAAACCCGTTTCGCTTATTCGGTTTATGTACGCCTTTTTTACTTCGGTTGCGTGTTTCATAGCCTAAATGTTGGCTTAATTCCGCCCTTAAGAGCGTCTCAACAAAAGTTTTAAACATATGCGAAATTTCGTTGTTAAAATCTTCTTTTTTTAATTTTTTATAGTCAGCATATTTGCTAGCAATTTTTTTAGCTTCTAACTCAAACGGGGATAAATTTTGTTGCTGTTTTTTCATATTTTGCTCCTTTAGATAAATTTTATCAAAAAAAATTTACATTAGAACACAAAATACTTAATATTCCCGAAATTGATGGGCAAAAAGCTTCTTTTTTTGCTTGATAAGGTAAAAAATTTTTTCTATTTTTGTGCACTGTCATTTTTAAAATTTTAGACAAAAATCGAATTTTTCAACTAAATTTTGGTCTAAATTATGCAAAACTAACAAGAGTGTAATATCCTGCTCAAGCAGTCAATTTATAAGATTATTAATATTTGATTTGTCAAGATTTGAAAAACCTTCATCGATAATTAATATTTTTTTTGTTTCAAAAACATGACTTGCAAAATTAATTAACTGTTTTTGCCCAACTGATAGATCTGTTTTTTCTTGGTAATTAATTAAATTTTTGTCTTTTAGGTCATTTAAATTAACTAAATTAATTAAATCATTGATTTTTTCAAGATTAGTTTTTGAATAAAAACTAATATTTTCGGCTAAATTACCCTCAATTAAGGTCGGACTATTATCAATAAAACTTATATTTTGAATAATATTTTTATCAGAAATTGTTTTTAAATTAGTTGAATTGAAAAGAATCTCACCTTTATAATCACGCTCGATACCCATTAAAATCTTTAAAAACGTCGATTTTCCAGAGCCATTATCGCCTTGAAGCAAATATTTTTTGCCACCGATAATTTCAAAATTAATATTTTCTAACACCTTTTTGTCTTCATAGTCAAAATTCAAGTTTTTAACGCTAATTTTATGAATTTTTTCTGTAAAATCATCAAAATTCAAGTTTGTTTTAGGCTTATTTTCATTTAATTTAGAATCTTTAAATTGCTTTTTTAGTGATAAATATTGAACACTCACAACAATAAAGGTGTTAAAATTACTGATAAATAACTGATTGGCACTATTGATAGTTACCAAAGCAATAATTGTTGATGCTGGATTTTCATAATAAATTCCTAAAAAAATGATTACTAAATCCGTTAAAATTAAAAATAATTTGCGAATTGTTAAATTTATATTTGTATTAAATTGATCCCACAATCTATATTTTCTTTGCATAAAACTTGCGTTTTTTGATGTTGGTGTTAGGATTTTTTTTAGTAAATGAATTTTACCAAAAAATAAAAATGCCTCAAATTTATTTAATTTTTCGCTAAATTCGCTGTTTAAATTTTCAAGCGAATCTAGTTGTTGTCTAATTTTTTCACTAAAAAATTTTCTAAAAAAAACGGGAAAACTAATTCAAGCCAAAGTCAAACCAAAAACTATTGATCCAATTATTGGATTTATATAAAAAATAGTTGCCAAAATTGCAATAATTGGAAAAATTAAAGAAATAATATAAAAGAAAAACGAAAAAAGTGTTTCACCCTTTATGAAAGCCTCATTAAAAAACAATGAAAAATAGTTTCCAGGCGTATTTTTAACATATTCTTTATATGATAAATTGTTAAATATACTCAATTTTTCTTTAATTAATTTTACCGCACTTAATTGTCCAAAAATTCTTGAAAAAAGCGAATTATAAATAACGGATAAAAGAGAACTAATTATAATTGCAAACATATCTAAGCCTAACCAAATTCACATTTGAACTTGGTTATTATCTAATAAAGCCTGGTATAAAAATCTTTTTGTAACTACCGAAAGACCAGTAAGACAAAATATAAAAAGTGAGTAAAAAATATTAAAAATATGCAATTTAGATATTTTTTTCATGATTATTTTTCTCCAGGTTAATTATTTCATCAAAGCCTAATTTTTGCAAATCACTTATATGATGACTAACAAAAATAATAGTTAATTCAGGATTTTTTAACAATTGACCAATTAAAATATTTGAATAATCCTTCTGAATATTATCAAAAGCTTCATCAATTAATCAAAATTTAATAGAAGAATATTGGAGTCGTGCAAAAACAATTTTTTGTTTTTGACCTTCTGAAAGATTATTAGAACTAATTTGGTCTTCGAAGTCAAAGTCAATTTCTAGTGATTTCAGAATTGAATTTAGCTTTTGATAATCTGGATTTTCTGCAAATAAAGTAATGTTGTTTTTGAGACTTGTATTAAAAATCAAATTTTGGTTATCAATAAGTCCAATTTGATCTCTTAGATATTTTTGATCCAATTCTTTCTGCTCATAGTTATTATTTATTAAGATTTTGCCTTCGTAAGTGTCATAAACTCCGGAAATTATTTTAATTAGGGTGGATTTGCCAGCACCATTTGGCGCTGAAATCAAGTATTTTTTATTTTTTTCGAAAGTAAAATTGAAATTATCAACGATAGTTTTATCCTCAAATTTAAAATTAACATTTTGAAATTTAATACTATTGATAGGTTGTTCAATCATCATTTTCTGTTCTGACAAATTATTATCTTCAACAATTTTGTCATACAAAAATGACGATTGTTTGAATGAAAATAATCCGAGGACGATTTCTCCAATATCAGAATGCAATTGATTTGAGTATAAAAGTAGTGATAGAAAAATCGTCAAACTATAAAAATTATAAAATGTTAAAACTGATATTTCCATTATAATAAATGCTATTGAAATACTAAATAAAACATTTAATCAAACATTTAACTTTGTCAGTTTTTTATACTCTTTTATTTGTTTTTTGGAAAAATTTTTATAACTTGTGTAAAATAATTGTTTAAATTTTTCTATTTTGTTGTGAAAATAGAATGATTTAAATGAATTAAGAAGTCCTAAATTATACTGTGAAAAAATTTCGCTATCTCTTGATAGATTCATGACAGGTTCTGATGCAAAATTGTTAATTTTTTGTTGAAAAAATAGCAAAACTAGACTTAAAATCATGGTCGATAAAATTAAAATTCAACTTCAATTTAATGACAAAACTATCATTAATGAGATTCCACCAAAAATTGATATAAGTGGAGTTATTATGTTTAAAAAGTTACCAATTATTTCTAAAGCAAGTCTAAGATCATAATTAAACCACGAAATCATAGAATTTCTGTTAAATTTCAAGTGAAAATAGGAGCTGTTTTGAATTTTTTTAATAATAATATCGCTTAATTTATTTCTAATATCCATTTCTAAAAGACTGAAAATCCAACCTTTTAGAAATGAAAAAATGATAAAAATTCCAAGCGGTCCTATTAACATAACCAAGGTCAAACCTAAATTAAGAGTAGGTTTTTCTTCGGAAAAAAATTCAATAACAAATTTATAACTAAAAATGTGAACTAAAAGACCTGCTTCTTTTATAAATATTATAAAAATTATTAGTATGAATTTTACTCTTGCTAAGTTGAATAATTTGAAAACGTTCATTTTTTTCTCCACAATTATTCTAATTAAGATAGTATAAACATTTAGGGAAAGTAATTAAGCGAATAGTTCTGAAATTGTTATTATAGAGGCGTAAATTTGGCTTATAATTATTAATTTTTAAATTTTTTGGGGAATATTAACTAAAAAAGCAGAGGTTTTATTAAAAAACTTGTCATTAAATAATGAAATTTTTCTTAATATTTTTCTGCTTTATAACTTAAACATATGAAGTTTCTAAAAAGTTTGTCTAACATGCTCAAAAAATGTAGTTTTGTCTGATTATGGTAATTAATTTAAATCTAGTAATTTCATCACAGGCTCGCAATATTTTTTTCATAATTTTAACATTTTAATAAAATTTTAAGAAGAAAAACTAATAAAATTTTTTATGTTTTTTTATTGGTTATAGGCATTAAATAAAACTAGCTAAATCAAAAAAACTATAAATCTCTTGCATGTAATTAATCTTTCAGTATTTCAAATTAAAACTAAAAAATAGTAAATAATATCTCATTTATTTAAAAAAATCAAGACATTTTTTCTTGGCTTTAATAGTAATTATGTTTTTTTAATCTTTAATAGTGTGAAGAAAATCACCTTTTGTTTAAAAATTAAAAAGTTGAATTTTCTGTGCTAATTCAACATAGAATTTTAGTATTAACTTAAAAATGTTTTCTTGCAAA
This sequence is a window from Mesomycoplasma ovipneumoniae. Protein-coding genes within it:
- a CDS encoding YcsE-related riboflavin metabolism phosphatase, which gives rise to MNKFKIFATDIDDTIVPHGGQEIPEKINLLFSKLKEKNIITTFVTGRDFVTIGQLINAKNVDYFIGANGAFIFDFKKKQMIYENPIRISDFLKIVEFFDQHKIRYIIMDSEWIYTSNYFPKHSSKFLSPYFDRMKPLKMCNFKNNFHIFTVVDDQDTTSEIQLKFEEFAEKNNLNVSVSSRWSWGFFIGAKNVDKMQTLEILAKMNNVEIHEIIAFGDSRNDTKMLKNVGFGVAMENSTVPEVKEAAKDIAPPVDSFGVYLKAIELNIID
- a CDS encoding FAD synthase, with translation MTKVFYYPSSKFDFADPVFVLGGFESFHLGHLELLKNATILGQNVILMLIRDPSKLPKNTGKNFTDLNARIQMMANSGVENILIFDFDSKMQELEGQEFIEIFLNYGTKFFVVGKNFSFGKNASWNSKKLQNFFPKTKIIDHLAENNKKISTKNLKLFLEFGDFENLNKFLPSNFLVSTSISPEGKFTWNSGLICPASGIYLGYFVNVNENIKFPVIIHIEFDSTTGKVHFFEHPNTHSGFLEIIKQIRLIYSRKNNVLKDQDIENAKHLFKEHHTKISQI
- a CDS encoding MurR/RpiR family transcriptional regulator translates to MSVLTISKNFKLTHIEKLIIRFIETKPQKFVELTINELAAILFISVGTITQLTKKLGFNNFKELKKFVIEWLKIDKDNNLYNENDEIENINLLYAHSIEKTLAILDVNQINRIANMMLKMDKIIVFGAGASVVAATEFAHNLRNLHLNAFRANSITDIAAWVDSPMNTCLFIFSTSMTSKSALTISKLLKQQQIYTTFITSNISIEPTQYSEVVYVDNLEQNNSLFSIGAKISQLFVADLLITKLQRELNVNRSDLYTEFMRVWHKKTKFD
- a CDS encoding ABC transporter ATP-binding protein, with product MNVFKLFNLARVKFILIIFIIFIKEAGLLVHIFSYKFVIEFFSEEKPTLNLGLTLVMLIGPLGIFIIFSFLKGWIFSLLEMDIRNKLSDIIIKKIQNSSYFHLKFNRNSMISWFNYDLRLALEIIGNFLNIITPLISIFGGISLMIVLSLNWSWILILSTMILSLVLLFFQQKINNFASEPVMNLSRDSEIFSQYNLGLLNSFKSFYFHNKIEKFKQLFYTSYKNFSKKQIKEYKKLTKLNVWLNVLFSISIAFIIMEISVLTFYNFYSLTIFLSLLLYSNQLHSDIGEIVLGLFSFKQSSFLYDKIVEDNNLSEQKMMIEQPINSIKFQNVNFKFEDKTIVDNFNFTFEKNKKYLISAPNGAGKSTLIKIISGVYDTYEGKILINNNYEQKELDQKYLRDQIGLIDNQNLIFNTSLKNNITLFAENPDYQKLNSILKSLEIDFDFEDQISSNNLSEGQKQKIVFARLQYSSIKFWLIDEAFDNIQKDYSNILIGQLLKNPELTIIFVSHHISDLQKLGFDEIINLEKNNHEKNI
- a CDS encoding ABC transporter ATP-binding protein, which translates into the protein MKKISKLHIFNIFYSLFIFCLTGLSVVTKRFLYQALLDNNQVQMWIWLGLDMFAIIISSLLSVIYNSLFSRIFGQLSAVKLIKEKLSIFNNLSYKEYVKNTPGNYFSLFFNEAFIKGETLFSFFFYIISLIFPIIAILATIFYINPIIGSIVFGLTLAWISFPVFFRKFFSEKIRQQLDSLENLNSEFSEKLNKFEAFLFFGKIHLLKKILTPTSKNASFMQRKYRLWDQFNTNINLTIRKLFLILTDLVIIFLGIYYENPASTIIALVTINSANQLFISNFNTFIVVSVQYLSLKKQFKDSKLNENKPKTNLNFDDFTEKIHKISVKNLNFDYEDKKVLENINFEIIGGKKYLLQGDNGSGKSTFLKILMGIERDYKGEILFNSTNLKTISDKNIIQNISFIDNSPTLIEGNLAENISFYSKTNLEKINDLINLVNLNDLKDKNLINYQEKTDLSVGQKQLINFASHVFETKKILIIDEGFSNLDKSNINNLINWLLEQDITLLLVLHNLDQNLVEKFDFCLKF